The following coding sequences are from one Triticum aestivum cultivar Chinese Spring chromosome 5A, IWGSC CS RefSeq v2.1, whole genome shotgun sequence window:
- the LOC123102675 gene encoding F-box/LRR-repeat protein 14 produces MEDLPEPLLAEIVKKVAKRSDLNSFSLVSKQLYSIEASQRGAIRVGSGLHPARKALASLCSRFPNLWKVEIDYSGWTSGHGNQLGNKGLLVISSCCPSLTDLTLSFCSRIKDSGLGYLVNCKKLMSLRLNSVQKITSGGILSVVVGCKTLSALHLIDCEKIGSEGWLENLGCEGSLEELVVENCKGISQYDLLKFGPGWMKLLRFKFDPDPMSCSWNIYGSDDLSYVAHYPYKYDFCCESLTDLSLAHIATKPGIGLRFLLGKCKALEKLRLEYINGLNDSDMITLSKCCKNLRSISLWLLPQFYGGNFRTAFTDDSLKSLAVSCPMLESIELTFDGCEPLYPSEIGFTQDGLIMLIQSCPIRVLVLRGANFFADKGMKALSSAPLLETLELVCCRAITDAGMRFIARAPCLINLTLRICAQVTDAGVAMLVHALKLESLIIEGCDRVSKKAVKRVGGSAQCHTSKKRLVQYSAESASPAELKRIRY; encoded by the coding sequence ATGGAGGATCTCCCAGAGCCACTGCTAGCAGAGATTGTCAAGAAGGTTGCCAAGAGAAGTGATCTGAATTCGTTTTCCCTTGTGTCAAAGCAGCTCTACTCCATTGAGGCATCACAAAGGGGTGCCATCCGTGTCGGCTCTGGCCTTCACCCTGCTAGAAAAGCCTTGGCATCACTGTGTTCCCGGTTCCCCAATTTGTGGAAAGTGGAAATTGATTACTCTGGTTGGACCAGTGGCCATGGGAATCAGTTGGGCAATAAAGGCCTCCTTGTGATCTCGTCATGCTGCCCCTCGCTAACTGATCTAACCTTAAGCTTCTGTTCACGCATAAAGGATTCTGGTCTTGGATATCTCGTTAATTGCAAGAAATTGATGTCTCTGAGGCTGAACTCCGTCCAAAAAATAACTTCAGGCGGGATCCTCTCAGTGGTAGTTGGTTGCAAGACTCTATCTGCTCTCCACCTTATTGACTGTGAGAAAATCGGGAGCGAGGGCTGGCTGGAGAACCTTGGATGTGAGGGGTCATTGGAAGAGCTTGTTGTGGAGAACTGCAAAGGAATCAGCCAGTATGACCTCCTAAAGTTTGGACCGGGATGGATGAAGCTCCTGAGGTTTAAATTTGACCCTGACCCCATGAGTTGTTCCTGGAATATATATGGTAGTGATGATCTCTCGTATGTGGCTCACTACCCATATAAATATGATTTTTGTTGCGAGAGTTTGACGGATTTGTCATTGGCACACATTGCAACTAAGCCAGGAATAGGACTTCGTTTTCTATTGGGGAAGTGCAAAGCATTGGAGAAACTGCGTCTGGAGTATATCAATGGCCTAAATGACAGTGACATGATTACACTATCCAAGTGCTGCAAAAACCTTAGAAGCatctcactttggctcctgccACAGTTCTATGGTGGCAATTTCAGGACGGCATTTACTGATGACAGCCTGAAATCTCTAGCTGTCAGCTGCCCTATGCTTGAGTCTATTGAACTCACATTTGATGGTTGTGAGCCCTTATATCCATCAGAAATAGGCTTCACACAGGATGGCCTTATCATGCTCATTCAGTCTTGTCCGATTCGTGTTCTTGTGCTAAGGGGTGCCAACTTTTTTGCAGACAAGGGGATGAAGGCCCTCTCATCTGCTCCATTACTGGAGACACTCGAGCTTGTGTGCTGCAGAGCGATAACAGATGCTGGGATGCGTTTCATTGCACGTGCCCCATGCTTGATCAATCTCACACTCCGGATCTGTGCACAAGTGACTGATGCTGGAGTGGCCATGCTAGTACATGCACTGAAGTTAGAGTCTCTGATCATTGAAGGCTGTGACCGGGTCTCTAAGAAGGCTGTGAAGAGGGTTGGTGGATCAGCTCAGTGCCACACTTCCAAAAAAAGATTGGTTCAGTACTCCGCCGAGTCTGCAAGCCCGGCCGAATTAAAAAGAATTCGCTACTAA